The following coding sequences lie in one Xanthomonas hyacinthi genomic window:
- the yjjG gene encoding pyrimidine 5'-nucleotidase, whose translation MRYRWILFDADDTLFRFDAYAGLQRMFAGYGVAFAEQDYADYSALNRPLWVQYQHGAITALQLQQRRFGPWAQRLQTAPETLNAAFLAAMAELCAPLDGAVALLDALRGRARLGLVSNGFSALQQARLQRTGLHDRFEVVAISEQVGVAKPHPGIFDHALAQLGDPPRAQVLMVGDNPHADIAGGLAAGLHTCWINAHGLPVPEGIVPHYEVATLAQLQALLLEETA comes from the coding sequence ATGCGCTACCGCTGGATCCTGTTCGACGCCGACGACACGCTGTTCCGGTTCGACGCCTATGCCGGCCTGCAGCGCATGTTCGCCGGCTACGGCGTGGCCTTCGCCGAGCAGGACTACGCCGACTACAGCGCGCTCAATCGGCCGCTGTGGGTGCAGTACCAGCACGGCGCGATCACCGCGCTGCAGCTGCAGCAGCGCCGCTTCGGGCCTTGGGCGCAGCGCCTGCAGACCGCGCCGGAGACCTTGAACGCCGCGTTCCTGGCGGCGATGGCCGAACTGTGCGCGCCGCTGGACGGCGCGGTGGCGCTGCTCGATGCGCTGCGCGGGCGCGCGCGGCTGGGGCTGGTCAGCAACGGCTTCAGCGCGCTGCAGCAGGCGCGGCTGCAGCGCACCGGCCTGCACGACCGCTTCGAGGTCGTCGCCATTTCCGAGCAGGTCGGCGTGGCCAAGCCGCATCCGGGGATCTTCGACCACGCGCTGGCGCAGCTGGGCGATCCGCCGCGCGCGCAGGTGCTGATGGTCGGCGACAACCCGCACGCCGACATCGCCGGCGGCCTGGCCGCCGGCCTGCACACCTGCTGGATCAACGCGCACGGCCTGCCGGTGCCCGAGGGCATCGTGCCGCATTACGAAGTGGCGACCCTGGCGCAGCTGCAGGCGCTGCTGCTGGAAGAGACGGCGTAG
- a CDS encoding aldehyde dehydrogenase family protein, with protein MSISHPASSVADTPLAALPATLQRLRAAWQAAKPGQAQRRADLLRLRAALKRRLPEMADAIAADFGHRSRHESLLADGMTVLGEIDHLLRHLKRWMRPQRVGAGWRLWPARAEVRPVPVGVVGVIAPWNYPVNLALIPLATAIASGNHVYLKPSEHTPRSAQFLHSLLAEVFPPQRVAVALGAAEVAAAFAALPLDHLVFTGSTAVGRKVMAAAAPHLTPLTLELGGKSPAIVCADYPLAQAAARLATGKWFNAGQTCIAPDYVLIDAGREAALVQALRAQVLARYGDFVRADDYTRIVNASQYRRLRGYLDDARARGLEVVELASVEPERAERERLIVPTVVLQPGDDALLMQEEIFGPILPLRSYRTLDEAIALVNGRDRPLALYPFSHDRAQVEAILHATVAGGVTVNDSLLHFAANALPFGGIGPSGMGAYHGRAGFDGFSKALPILWQSRWAGSDWLKPPYAKIARLIGLLVR; from the coding sequence ATGTCCATTTCCCACCCTGCTTCCAGCGTCGCCGACACGCCGCTTGCCGCATTGCCGGCCACCTTGCAGCGGCTGCGCGCGGCCTGGCAGGCGGCCAAGCCCGGACAGGCGCAACGCCGCGCCGACCTGCTGCGCCTGCGCGCGGCGCTGAAGCGGCGCCTGCCGGAGATGGCCGATGCCATCGCCGCCGATTTCGGCCATCGCTCGCGCCACGAATCGCTGCTCGCCGACGGCATGACCGTGCTCGGCGAAATCGATCATCTTTTGCGCCACCTCAAGCGCTGGATGCGGCCGCAGCGCGTCGGCGCCGGCTGGCGGCTGTGGCCGGCGCGCGCGGAAGTGCGGCCGGTGCCGGTCGGCGTGGTCGGGGTGATCGCACCGTGGAACTACCCGGTCAACCTGGCGCTGATCCCGCTGGCCACCGCGATCGCCTCCGGCAACCATGTCTATCTGAAGCCGTCCGAACACACGCCGCGCAGCGCGCAGTTCCTGCACTCGCTGCTGGCGGAGGTGTTCCCGCCGCAGCGGGTGGCGGTGGCGCTGGGCGCGGCCGAGGTGGCCGCGGCCTTCGCCGCGCTGCCGCTGGACCACCTGGTGTTCACCGGCTCCACCGCGGTCGGGCGCAAGGTGATGGCCGCGGCGGCGCCGCACCTGACCCCGTTGACCCTGGAGCTGGGCGGCAAGTCGCCGGCCATCGTCTGCGCCGACTACCCGCTCGCGCAGGCCGCCGCGCGCCTGGCCACCGGCAAGTGGTTCAACGCCGGGCAGACCTGCATCGCGCCGGACTACGTGCTGATCGATGCCGGCCGCGAAGCGGCGCTGGTGCAGGCGTTGCGCGCCCAGGTGCTGGCGCGCTACGGCGACTTCGTACGGGCCGACGACTACACCCGCATCGTCAACGCGAGCCAGTACCGGCGCCTGCGCGGCTATCTGGACGACGCCCGCGCGCGCGGGCTGGAAGTCGTCGAACTGGCCAGCGTCGAACCCGAACGCGCCGAGCGCGAACGCCTGATCGTGCCGACCGTGGTGCTGCAGCCCGGCGACGACGCGCTGCTGATGCAGGAGGAGATCTTCGGCCCGATCCTGCCGCTGCGCAGCTACCGCACGCTGGACGAGGCGATCGCGCTGGTCAACGGCCGCGACCGGCCGCTGGCGCTGTATCCCTTCAGCCACGACCGCGCGCAGGTGGAGGCGATCCTGCACGCCACCGTCGCCGGCGGCGTCACCGTCAACGACAGCCTGCTGCACTTCGCCGCCAATGCGCTGCCGTTCGGCGGCATCGGCCCCAGCGGCATGGGCGCCTACCACGGCCGCGCCGGCTTCGACGGCTTCAGCAAGGCGCTGCCGATCCTGTGGCAGTCGCGCTGGGCCGGCAGCGACTGGCTCAAGCCGCCGTACGCGAAGATCGCGCGCCTGATCGGCTTGCTGGTGCGCTGA
- a CDS encoding MFS transporter, translated as MSSTAINPSGKALTQGHKKVIFASSLGTVFEWYDFYLYGSLAAIIAKQFFSGVNETTGFIFALLAFAAGFAVRPFGAAFFGSLGDRIGRKYTFLITIVLMGLSTFIVGILPNYASIGMAAPIILIVLRLVQGLALGGEYGGAATYVAEHAPPGKRGLYTSFIQTTATLGLFLSLLVILGTRVTLGTEVFEDWGWRVPFMVSIVLLGVSVWIRMQLSESPLFQQMKSEGKGSRQPFRDSLKDGNFRLMLLVLLGATAGQAVVWYGGQFYSLFFLTQTLKVDGTTANLLIAAALALATPFFVIFGWLSDKIGRKKIILAGCLLAALSYFPIFKGLTHFANPAVEEARSKSPAQVLADPATCSFQFDPVGVRKFTSSCDVATAALTKAGVPYAVQPAAPGSLAQVRIGGSQVASYEAAGLSKADAKPKADAFGKELKGALTAAGYPEKADTARINIPMTILLLWVLVLYVTMVYGPIAAFLVELFPTRIRYTSMSLPYHIGNGWFGGFLPAISFALVAGTGNMYYGLWYPIGIALMTFVIGLFFLRETKDVDITK; from the coding sequence ATGTCCAGCACCGCCATCAACCCGTCGGGCAAGGCCCTGACCCAAGGCCACAAGAAGGTGATCTTCGCCTCCAGCCTTGGCACCGTCTTCGAGTGGTACGACTTCTACCTGTACGGCTCACTCGCCGCGATCATCGCCAAGCAGTTCTTCAGCGGGGTCAACGAGACCACCGGCTTCATCTTCGCGCTGCTGGCCTTCGCCGCCGGCTTCGCGGTGCGCCCGTTCGGCGCCGCGTTCTTCGGCAGCCTGGGCGACCGTATCGGCCGCAAATACACCTTCCTGATCACCATCGTGCTGATGGGCCTGTCCACCTTCATCGTCGGCATCCTGCCCAACTACGCCAGCATCGGCATGGCCGCACCGATCATCCTGATCGTGCTGCGGCTGGTGCAGGGCCTGGCGCTGGGCGGCGAATACGGTGGCGCGGCGACCTACGTGGCCGAGCACGCGCCACCGGGCAAGCGCGGCCTGTACACCAGCTTCATCCAGACCACCGCCACGCTGGGCCTGTTCCTGTCGCTGCTGGTGATCCTGGGCACGCGCGTGACCCTGGGCACCGAGGTGTTCGAAGACTGGGGCTGGCGCGTTCCGTTCATGGTCTCGATCGTGCTGCTCGGCGTGTCGGTATGGATCCGCATGCAGCTGAGCGAGTCGCCGCTGTTCCAGCAGATGAAGTCCGAGGGCAAGGGTTCCAGACAGCCGTTCCGCGACAGCCTCAAGGACGGCAATTTCAGACTGATGCTGCTGGTGCTGCTCGGTGCCACTGCCGGCCAGGCGGTGGTCTGGTACGGCGGCCAGTTCTATTCGCTGTTCTTCCTGACCCAGACCCTCAAGGTCGACGGCACCACCGCCAATCTGCTGATCGCCGCGGCGCTGGCGCTGGCCACGCCGTTCTTCGTGATCTTCGGCTGGCTGTCGGACAAGATCGGGCGCAAGAAGATCATCCTCGCCGGCTGTCTGCTGGCGGCGCTCAGCTACTTCCCGATCTTCAAGGGCCTCACCCACTTCGCCAACCCGGCGGTGGAAGAGGCGCGCAGCAAGTCGCCGGCGCAGGTGCTCGCCGATCCGGCCACCTGCAGCTTCCAGTTCGATCCGGTGGGCGTGCGCAAGTTCACCAGCTCCTGCGACGTGGCCACCGCCGCGCTGACCAAGGCCGGCGTGCCGTACGCAGTGCAGCCGGCCGCGCCGGGTTCGCTGGCGCAGGTGCGCATCGGCGGCAGCCAGGTCGCTTCCTACGAGGCCGCCGGGCTGAGCAAGGCCGACGCCAAGCCCAAGGCCGATGCCTTCGGCAAGGAGCTCAAGGGCGCGCTGACCGCGGCCGGCTATCCAGAGAAGGCCGATACCGCGCGTATCAACATCCCGATGACGATCCTGCTGCTGTGGGTGCTGGTGCTGTACGTGACCATGGTTTACGGCCCGATCGCCGCGTTCCTGGTCGAGCTGTTCCCGACCCGCATCCGCTACACCTCGATGTCGCTGCCGTACCACATCGGCAACGGCTGGTTTGGCGGCTTCCTGCCGGCGATCTCCTTCGCCCTGGTGGCCGGTACCGGCAACATGTACTACGGCCTGTGGTATCCGATCGGCATCGCCTTGATGACCTTCGTCATCGGCCTGTTCTTCCTGCGCGAAACCAAGGACGTGGACATCACCAAGTAA